The following are encoded together in the Methanosarcina flavescens genome:
- a CDS encoding shikimate kinase, with the protein MTLQGNACASGAGTIINAIATWKGAAFGIDLMTFAEVELSEGESGISGFIEEMPEGDTRLIEQCVEMTLERFGLELGGTVKTRSEIPLAGGLKSSSAAANASVLATLRAVGETLPPLEIVKLGVEAAKKVGVTITGAFDDACASFFGGIVVTDNRKMELLRREEFNSKVMIFAPARKAFSADTDVNRSRLIAPCVEIAYELALKGDYERAMTLNGFLYCGALGFGTEHMLRALELGVKGVSLSGTGPSYAALVRAEQVKELRSAWESCGVEGKVIETSINNRDAMSL; encoded by the coding sequence ATGACACTTCAAGGGAACGCCTGCGCATCAGGGGCAGGAACCATAATAAATGCCATAGCAACCTGGAAGGGCGCTGCATTCGGAATTGACTTAATGACCTTTGCAGAAGTCGAACTTTCAGAAGGTGAGAGCGGAATCTCAGGTTTTATCGAGGAGATGCCTGAAGGAGATACCCGCCTTATTGAGCAGTGTGTCGAAATGACCCTGGAGCGGTTTGGGCTTGAGCTGGGAGGTACAGTAAAGACAAGAAGTGAGATTCCCCTGGCGGGCGGGCTCAAGAGCAGCAGTGCCGCAGCAAATGCCTCAGTCCTTGCAACCCTTCGTGCAGTGGGGGAGACTTTACCGCCTCTTGAGATAGTAAAACTGGGGGTGGAGGCTGCAAAAAAAGTAGGGGTTACTATAACAGGCGCCTTTGATGATGCGTGTGCTTCTTTTTTTGGAGGGATTGTGGTTACCGATAACCGTAAAATGGAACTTCTCAGGCGTGAGGAGTTTAATTCAAAAGTCATGATATTTGCGCCTGCCAGGAAAGCTTTCAGTGCGGATACGGATGTAAATCGCTCAAGACTTATAGCCCCGTGCGTGGAAATTGCTTACGAACTTGCTCTAAAAGGTGACTATGAACGAGCCATGACGCTCAATGGTTTCCTCTATTGCGGGGCTCTTGGTTTTGGCACGGAACATATGCTTCGAGCGCTTGAGCTCGGGGTAAAAGGAGTAAGCCTATCCGGAACAGGCCCCTCATATGCGGCACTTGTCCGAGCCGAACAGGTAAAAGAACTGAGATCAGCCTGGGAAAGCTGTGGGGTAGAAGGTAAGGTTATAGAAACCTCTATAAATAACAGGGATGCAATGTCTTTATAA
- a CDS encoding Era-like GTP-binding protein, with protein MNMIKRFKVSFSKIFSKLFKKKGACIGIYGPPNAGKTTLSNRILKDWVGGEETMGSVSHIAHETRHAKRRNGVSIEANGHTINLDIVDTPGLATKIDFHDFMEQGMSDSESKKRSKEATEGVIEAVKWLDDLDGVILVMDSTENPYTQVNVTVIGNMEARNLPLLIVANKVDLPEADPAVIKEAFPQHPMVPVSALEGIGMDSFYEALAKQFG; from the coding sequence ATGAATATGATAAAACGATTTAAGGTAAGCTTTTCAAAAATATTCAGTAAGCTCTTCAAGAAAAAAGGAGCATGTATAGGAATCTACGGTCCCCCCAATGCCGGCAAGACAACCCTTAGCAACCGGATCCTCAAGGACTGGGTAGGAGGCGAAGAAACAATGGGTTCTGTTTCTCATATCGCCCATGAGACCAGGCATGCCAAACGAAGAAATGGAGTAAGTATCGAGGCCAACGGGCATACCATCAACCTTGATATCGTAGATACGCCCGGGCTTGCTACAAAAATCGATTTCCACGACTTCATGGAGCAGGGAATGAGTGATTCCGAGTCCAAGAAGCGATCCAAAGAAGCAACAGAAGGGGTAATCGAAGCTGTCAAATGGCTGGATGACCTCGATGGTGTCATACTGGTCATGGATTCCACCGAAAATCCCTATACCCAGGTAAACGTAACGGTAATAGGAAATATGGAAGCCAGGAACCTTCCACTTCTTATTGTGGCAAACAAAGTAGACCTTCCTGAAGCCGACCCGGCCGTCATAAAGGAAGCCTTTCCCCAGCACCCCATGGTGCCAGTCTCAGCACTTGAAGGAATTGGAATGGATTCGTTTTATGAAGCTCTGGCAAAACAGTTCGGGTGA
- a CDS encoding DUF2073 domain-containing protein, with amino-acid sequence MQGIQLDLISEARISQMASMEKVRYIIDEVRKGKILVLEKGLNPMEEAKLIEVTMSAIQPDVFSGIEMQSYPANSEGSLLGKIFKKQSNKRLTVIGPANQLKTLKKDRNLISALVSASK; translated from the coding sequence ATGCAGGGAATTCAGCTTGATTTAATATCCGAAGCCCGAATTTCTCAGATGGCTTCAATGGAAAAAGTTCGATATATAATCGATGAGGTAAGGAAAGGTAAAATACTGGTGCTTGAGAAGGGTCTGAACCCTATGGAGGAAGCAAAGCTTATAGAAGTGACAATGTCAGCAATCCAGCCTGATGTGTTTTCAGGTATTGAAATGCAAAGTTATCCTGCAAACTCTGAGGGTTCGCTGCTGGGAAAAATTTTCAAAAAACAGAGCAATAAACGACTTACAGTAATAGGACCTGCAAACCAGCTAAAGACCCTTAAGAAAGATCGGAACCTCATCAGTGCACTTGTCTCTGCAAGTAAATAA